The genomic DNA GCCGCCCCCGGAGGAGCGGGAGCTGCCGGACGAGCCCGAGCTGCGGCCCGCGGAGGAGCTGCCGGAGCTGCTGCGGCCGCTGGAGGACGATCCGCTCGAGCTGCGACCGCTCGAAGAAGAGGAGCCCCGCGAAACATTGCCGCTGGAGCTACGACCGCTTGAAGACGATCCGCTCGACGAGGATCCGCTGCGGGAGACCGAGGAGCTGCCGGAGGAGCCCGAGAGGCGCCGGTAAACGTTGCCCAGGACCGAGCCCGAGGAGCTTCGTCCGGGGGACGTGCTCTCTCGGGTGATAGTCCGGGAAGAGGGGTAGCCGTAGCCGGAGCCGGGGGCGTAGGATCTCATTTCAGATCCCGATCCGGGTTCGCCTTCTTTTTTCCGGATTTTCCGCTCGCCGGTCGCCCCCGAGTTGTTGGCGGGGGGAGGAGTATTTTGCGAAGCCTCGCCCTTCTTGATCGTGCCGCTTTCGCCGGGCTTGGAAGTCGTCCCTGAGGTCGTCTTTCCGCCCGCCTGGGTGTCTACGGTTCTGCCGCCGGAGCCGGCCGACTGGCCGCCCGTCCGGGAGCCGGAATTGTCGGTTTCCTTGATGACCCGGCCGCCTTGGCCGGCGGCGTTGCCGCCGGCGGCGTTGGACCCGCCCTGGCGGATAATGACCCGGCCGTTATCCATCGGCTCGACCGAAACACGGCCGTGCTGGGAAGGCTGGGCGTCGGGCATCTTATTGGCCATCGTGATCCGGCCGGCGCCCTTGAGGGCCTCTTCGGTCAGGGCCACCTTCGGGATGTTCCGGGCCTGGAGCTGATCCTTGCGGACGACGGTCAGGGCCCGCGAGTTGTGCGGATAATCGCCCTGCCAGCCGCGGCCGTAGTACCTGTTGTTGTAGAGGATGCCGGGGTAGCCCCAGTAGCTCAGCGGAGCCCAACCCCAGTAGTCCATGCCCCACCACCAGTCGACCCAGCCGGGGCCCCAGACGTTCATCGGGATCCAATACCAGCCGTAGCCCATCCCCCAGCCCCAACGACCATAGTGGAACGGACCCCATCCCCATGGCTCGTAGGGAACCCAGCACCAGCCGGCCATGGGGATCCAGGTCCAATGACCGTTGGAGTAGGGACGCCAATCGGGGCCCATATTGCGGGGGATCCAGACGTTGCCGAACTCGGGCGTCTCGGTCCAGTCGCCGTACTCGCCGAGCTCCGACTCAAAGTCGGACATATCGTCCGGCAGATAGCCGCGGGCCATCTGGCGATGGACGGCGGAGAGGCGGGTGGAGTTGAATTGGTCGAAGGCGTCCTCGGCCGCGGCCGCAAAGAACGAGGCCGGCTTGCCCTGGAACATGCCGTTCTGAAGGACGATTCGCTGGGAATCCTTGACCAGCATCGATCCGTCGGCGCCGGCCGCCTCGATCATGCCTTCGAACACGAGGAGCTCCGTATCGCCGCCCTCGCGGACGTCGATCCGGTAGAGCCCCTTGTCCAAGACGTAGAACGTGGCGTCGTCGGTCAGGATTTCGATGGACTTTTCCTTGGCCAAGGCGCCGACATCGAGATACATATGGCCCGCCCACTGCCGGATGCGGGTGATGCCGTTGTCCCGGCGGGGCAGGGAGGCGAAATCAATCTTGGAGTTCTGGTCCAGACGGACATAAACCCGCTTGCCCAGGTATATCTCGACCCGGCCGTCGGTCGTCCCGATCCGGTCCCCTTCAGCGATCGGCGCGTTCAGCTCGGCGTCTTCGTACCCGAGATCCTGGGCTCTCTGCAAGAGGGCCGTCCCTGTTATGTGGCTCAGGCGGGCGAACGAATTATTGACGTACCGCGCTTCTTGCTCCTGGGCTTTAATGACGGGAACCAGGAAGGCCACGGCCAGAATGACGATCAATGCTCTTTTCATGGCCATTTCTCCTTACACCGATACCATCTGCAATAATTATACCAATCCCGCCGCCTTATTTCCTTAAATAACTGACGATTGTCCGTCCCCTAAAGGGGACAAGTGTGCCTTGAGAGACTCTGAGCATCTATTTCTTCGGGAAAAACCTGGCTAAATCCTCTTCCTTCGGCTTGGGCGTCAGGAAGCTGACAATGACCAGGGATCCGAGCGAGGCGATCAGTGCCGGGTAGATGAGCGGGATGCCCCAGGGATCGCCCTCCGGGACCTGAGCCGCGGGCAGGACCTTGGACATGACGAAGAAGAAGATGCAGACGACCGAGCCCGAGATGATCGAGGCCAGGCCGCCGGCTTTGGTGGCCCGCTTCCAGGCCAGGGCGGCCAGGAGCGCCGGCGTGATGGCGACGCCGTAAATGGTGTAAGCGAACAAGCTCATCTCCAGGACGCTCTTGAGCTGGGTGGCCAGCAGGAAGGCCAGAACGCCGATCACGACGATCAGGACTTTCTGCAGGGCTACCATCTTTTTCGGGTCGGCTTTCTTGTTGAGGAAGCGCTGGTAGATATCGCGCATCAGGGTGGTCGAGGGGGAGAGCAGATAGTTCATGCCGGTCGAGATGACCACGGCGCAGGCCGCTCCCAGCAGGAGGACGCCGACCGGCACCGGGACGAGCTGCTTGGCGGCCATGAGCACGATCTTGCCTCCGGCTTTGGGCACGCTCAAATCGATCTGACCCTTGAGCTTGCTGAAGGCGAAGACGGCGATGACGACGACGATGGTCTCGACGATGATCGTCCCGACCGTCCACCAGGCCACGGCCTTCTTGGCGTCCCGGCCGGACTTGGCGCTGTAGAATTTCTGATACATGCTTTGGACGCCGAGCAGGAGGAACATGGTCGAGAGGAAATATCCAATCGCTTTCAGCCAGGGATGAGCCCCGAATTGAGTGTTGACCACGGCGAAATAGCCAGGGTCCAGGGCGGCCTTGGCCGCCGGCAGCCCGCCCACGGCCGTGACGACAAAGGGCACGGCGATCAGACAGGCCAGGACGATGATGATCCCGTTGGGCAGATCCGTGTAGGCGATGGCCACCATCCCGCCCACGGCCGTGAACAGGATGACGAAAGCGGCCGCAATAAGCGTCCCGGTCGATTCGGAGATGCGCCCGTCGGTGATCACGTTCAGGATGAAGCCGCCGGCCACGAACTGGTAGGAGACTATGGAGACGAAGGACAGGATCAGGGCCACGGCGCCGAAGAGCCGGGCCGCGGGACCGTACCGGACCTCGAGCACGTCCCCGACCGTGTATTGGCCGAAGGTGTGGATCTTGGCGGCCAGGAAGTAGATCAGGATGATACCGACCCAGGCGCCGGCCGCCAGCCAGAGGGCCGAGAACCCGGCTTTGGCGGCGAACTCGGCTCCGCTGATGAAGGTGCCCGAGCCGATCCACGTGCAGATCAGGGTGAAGACCATGACCTGCCACTTGAGGTTGCGCCCGGCGACCTGGAAATCGTCTTGGCTTTTGATCTTGCGGGAGCGATAGAAGTTGAAGCCCATCAGGACCAGCAGATAGGCCAGGATGATGTAGACATAAATGGACATGCCGCCCTCCCTTATCGGAATTCGCAGAGACATACTTAATTCCGCGACGGCCGCCCGTTCTTAAGATGAGCGGCGTTCCCGCGGGAAAACTTCCCGCTGCTATCGGAATTAATGATGTGTCTGCGAATTCCGGGCGGCCCGTTTCAGCTTTAAATACACCCAGCCCATGACGACCAGCCGTTTAAGGTCGCCGAAGGAGCGGACCTGGCGGAGGGCTCGGGGCGCCTTGCGGAGCAGGGACGTCCGGCGGGCGCTGAAAGACCAGCGGAGGACAAGCTCGCTGATTTGGGCCCAAGTCAATTTGTCGATATAGAGGGGAACGTCGCCTTGGGCCAGCGGCAGTGTGATCACGCCCTTGCGGTAGCGGCGCGTCCAGGAGAAGCCGGCCGGCAGGAAGCCCGTCGCCAAGGCGTGCTTTTCCAGCGGCGTCCCGGGATAGATGTGCAGGATGGCCACCGAGCCCTCGATTCGATCCTTGTACTGCTCGATGATCCCAATCGTCTCCTGCGCCTCCTGCCACGTCTCGGTCGGGTGGCTGAAGATGAAAAAGACGTTGGCCACCACCCCGAGCTCGACGCACCAAGCCGTGAGATTGTGGAAGTCGGCCATCTCGATGGTTTTGCCGACGATGTCGCTGCGGACCCGGTCCGAGCCCGCCTCCAGCCCGTATGACAGATGGAACAGGCCGGCCGCCTTCATCTTCAGAAGCAGGGCCCGGCTCATGATGTCCAGGCGGACGTCGCACTTGAAGAAGACATCCAGCTTCCGCTCGATCATCAGATCGCAGATGGCGTCGGCCCGCTTGGGGCTGGCGTTGAAAGTGTCGTCGAAGAAGAAAACCACCTTGATCCCGTAGCGGGCCTTAAGCAGCTCGATCTCGCGGATGACGTTCTCGGGGCTGCGCATCCGGACGTGGCGGCCCCAGTTGACCGGGGTGGCGCAGAAGCTGCAGGCGAAAGGGCAGCCGCGGCTGGTCATGATGTTGATGGCCGGCAGCGGGCCATGCCCGGGGACGTCGAAGGCGAACTTGTACTTCTCGAACGGCACCAGGTGATAGGCGGGATAGGGGAGGGAGTCGAGGTCGGCGATGGGCAGCCGCGGCGGGTTCGAGGTCGGCTCGCCGTCCCGGCGAAGGATCAGGCCGGGGATGCCGTCCAAGGCCGCAAGCTCGGGCCGCGCATCCCAGGCCCGGCAGAGCTCGAGCATGGTCATCTCGCCCTCGCCCCGGACGACGACGTCGAGCTCCGGGATATGGCGGATGCAGTCCTCGGCCGCCATGGAGGCGTGCGGGCCGCCCAGCACGGTCAGGCAGTCGGGGTGGGCCCGCTTGGCCAGGCGGATGAGCTTAAAGGCTTGAAAGCGGTTTTCGGTCGTGATCGTGACGCCGACAATGTCGGGCTTGTCGCGGCGGATCTTGCGGACGATGTCCTTCCAGCCCAAGCCTAGGACGTTGCAGGGGACGATCTCGACCGGGATGCCCTCGCGCTCCAGCACGGCCCCGATGGTGAGCAGGCCCAGGGGGGGCATGGACGATCCATCGGCCCAGCGTTCGGCGAAATACCCGCCCGGCGAGACATACAACTGGACTCTAGGCAACGGGCTCGGCCTCCGCCTTCTTCTCCATCTTCATCGAGAAAACCCGGGTCACGTTCGGCTCTTCCATAGTCGTGCCGTAGATGTAGTCCGCCACCTCCATCGTCCGGTAGTTGTGGGTGATGATGATGAACTGGGTGTCGGACTTGATGGTCTTCATCAGATCGAGGAACCGGATCAGGTTGGCCTCGTCCAGCGCGGCGTCCACCTCGTCCAGGATGCAGAACGGGGTGGGCTTGTAGCGGAACAGGGCGAATAAAAAGGCCAGGCTGGTCAGCGATTTCTCGCCGCCCGAGAGCAGGCCCATGTTGCCGACCCTCTTGCCCGGCGGCTGGGCCAGGACGTCGA from Candidatus Aminicenantes bacterium includes the following:
- a CDS encoding sodium:solute symporter family protein, whose product is MSIYVYIILAYLLVLMGFNFYRSRKIKSQDDFQVAGRNLKWQVMVFTLICTWIGSGTFISGAEFAAKAGFSALWLAAGAWVGIILIYFLAAKIHTFGQYTVGDVLEVRYGPAARLFGAVALILSFVSIVSYQFVAGGFILNVITDGRISESTGTLIAAAFVILFTAVGGMVAIAYTDLPNGIIIVLACLIAVPFVVTAVGGLPAAKAALDPGYFAVVNTQFGAHPWLKAIGYFLSTMFLLLGVQSMYQKFYSAKSGRDAKKAVAWWTVGTIIVETIVVVIAVFAFSKLKGQIDLSVPKAGGKIVLMAAKQLVPVPVGVLLLGAACAVVISTGMNYLLSPSTTLMRDIYQRFLNKKADPKKMVALQKVLIVVIGVLAFLLATQLKSVLEMSLFAYTIYGVAITPALLAALAWKRATKAGGLASIISGSVVCIFFFVMSKVLPAAQVPEGDPWGIPLIYPALIASLGSLVIVSFLTPKPKEEDLARFFPKK
- a CDS encoding radical SAM protein, translated to MPRVQLYVSPGGYFAERWADGSSMPPLGLLTIGAVLEREGIPVEIVPCNVLGLGWKDIVRKIRRDKPDIVGVTITTENRFQAFKLIRLAKRAHPDCLTVLGGPHASMAAEDCIRHIPELDVVVRGEGEMTMLELCRAWDARPELAALDGIPGLILRRDGEPTSNPPRLPIADLDSLPYPAYHLVPFEKYKFAFDVPGHGPLPAINIMTSRGCPFACSFCATPVNWGRHVRMRSPENVIREIELLKARYGIKVVFFFDDTFNASPKRADAICDLMIERKLDVFFKCDVRLDIMSRALLLKMKAAGLFHLSYGLEAGSDRVRSDIVGKTIEMADFHNLTAWCVELGVVANVFFIFSHPTETWQEAQETIGIIEQYKDRIEGSVAILHIYPGTPLEKHALATGFLPAGFSWTRRYRKGVITLPLAQGDVPLYIDKLTWAQISELVLRWSFSARRTSLLRKAPRALRQVRSFGDLKRLVVMGWVYLKLKRAARNSQTHH